ACCTGTGGCTTCCCTTCGGTCAGCGTCCCGGTTTTATCGAACACGACGGTATCAAGCGTACTGGCGCGTTGCAGCGCGTCGGCGTCTCGCACCAGCACGCCAAATTCAGCCGCCCGCCCGACGCCGGAAATAATCGACATCGGCGTCGCCAGCCCCAGCGCACACGGACAGGCGATAATCAGCACTGTGGTGGCAATGACCAGGGTATAGACAATCTGCGGTGCCGGACCAAAGAAATACCAGATTGCCGCACTGATCAGCGCAATAACCACCACTACCGGCACAAATACGGCAGAGATTTTATCCGCCAGCTGACCGATTTCTGGCTTACTGCTCTGGGCCTGGCGCACCATACGAATAATCCGCGACAGCGTGGTATGGCTGCCAACCGCACTGGCGCGAAACAGCACGCTGCCGTCCTGAACCACTGTCCCGGCATGGACGCTATCGCCTTCGCCTTTTTGCTGCGGGATAGGTTCGCCCGTCAGCATCGCTTCATCCAGCCACGCTTCGCCCTGGGTAATCTCGCCATCTACCGGCACGCGATCGCCGGTAGTCAGGCGCAGCAACATACCTGGCTGCACTTCCGCCAGCGGCACACTCTTTTCACCTTCGTCAGTAACCAGTCGCGCCGTCGGCGGGGTTAAATCGAGTAACTTCTCCAACGCCTTAGAAGAACGCTGACGTGCGCGCGCTTCCAGCATATGGCCGAGATTGATCAGACCGATAATCATCGCGCTGGCTTCGTAATAAAGATGCCGCGCTTCCATCGGGAACCACTGCGGCCACAGGTTGACGCTCATCGAATAGAGCCACGCCACGCCCGTACCCAGCGCCACCAGCGTATCCATCGTCGCCGCACCGTTGCGCAGGCTTTTCCACGCGCTGCGGTAAAAATGCCCGCCCGCGAAGACCATCACCGCCAGGGTTATCAGGCCGATAACCAGCCACAGGCTGCGGTTGTCAGCGGTGACCATCATGTTATCGCCGATCATCCCCCAGACCATCACCGGGATACCCACCGCCAGGGCGACAATCGCCTGCCAGCGGAAGCGCTTCATTGTAGCGATGGCGGTTTCTTGCTGGCGCTCACGGCGTTTAGCGTCATCTTCAATCGCTTCCGCGCCGTAACCTGCTTTCTCCACCGCCTGCACTAAATCTTGTGGGGAGGCACTGCCCATCACCAGCGCAGTACGCTCCGCCAGGTTTACCCGTGCCTGGGTGACGCCCGGTACGCTTTGCAGCGCGTTTTGTACGCGGGTGACACAGCTGGCGCAGCTCATGCCGCTCAGCAGCAACTGCTGGCTGTCATCGTCATCGGCGGTCGCTGCCGGAAGCTCATCAGAAACCGCTGTCAGTGCTTCCGACGGGATTGATGACTCCGCCAGCGGTTTAGCCTTTGGGTGGCTTACAGATGCGTCATAACCCGCTTGTTTGATGGTTTCGATCAGCTGTTCTGCACTGGCAGTGCCGGTAACGTGTGCTTCAGTGACAGACACATCAGCCTGCTCAACGTCCGGGCGCTGTTCGAGACTTTCTTTCACGCGTTTAACGCAGTGACCGCAGGACAGGCCGTCCAGGGTCAGGTCGATAGTTTGAGACATAGTTCACTCCTTTAAGACAGTGTTGACTGACTGTGATAAAGGGTAAACCTTCCAGCAAGGGGAAGGTCAAGAAATTATTTATCAGCGAAATGAAAAGTCGGCAGAGATTAAAAAATTGGCGCAATTAGCATCAGAATTAGACATTTATCTCTTTGTTTTCCTTTATCTAAAGTACGGGTGCTAAGTTAAATCAGGATGCCTGAAAACTGGCATCGGGGTGAGGAAATACCTCCCGCATCTATAAAAAGGAGTTAACAAAAGATGTTAGATGCAAACAAATTACAACAAGCAGTGGATCAGGCGTACACCCAATTTCACTCACTTAGCGGCGGACAAAACGCCGACTACATCCCCTTTCTGGCGAATGTACCCAGCCAACTGGCGAGCGTCGCTATCGTAACCTGCGATGGCAATATCTATAGTGCCGGTGACAGTGATTACCGCTTCGCTCTGGAATCCATCTCCAAAGTCTGTACGTTAGCCCTCGCGTTAGAAGATGTCGGCCCGCAGGCAGTACAGGATAAAATTGGCGCAGATCCCACCGGACTTCCCTTTAACTCGGTCATTGCCTTAGAACTTCATGGTGGCAAACCGTTATCACCGCTGGTTAATGCGGGGGCTATCGCCGCCGTCAGTCTGATTAAAGCCGAGAATGCAGAACAACGCTGGCAGCGAATTTTACATATTCAACAACAGCTTGCAGGAGAACAAATCGCGCTCTCTGACGAAGTCAACCAGTCGGAACAAACAACCAACTTCCATAACCGCGCTATTGCCTGGCTGCTGTACTCCGCCGGATATCTCTACTGCGATGCGATGGAAGCCTGTGATGTCTACACTCGCCAATGTTCCACGCTCATCAATACCGTGGAACTGGCGACGCTTGGCGCGACGCTGGCGGCGGGCGGGGTTAATCCGCTAAGTCAAAAACGCATTCTGCAGGCCGACAACGTGCCATACATTCTGGCCGAAATGATGATGGAAGGGCTGTATGGTCGCTCCGGTGACTGGGCGTATCGCGTGGGTTTGCCAGGAAAAAGCGGCGTTGGCGGCGGCATTCTGGCGGTCGTACCTGGCGTGATGGGGATTGCCGCGTTCTCCCCGCCGCTGGATGAAGACGGTAACAGTGTTCGGGGTCAGAAAATGGTGGCATCTGTTGCTAACCAACTCGGCTATAACGTGTTTAAGGGCTGATCATGATGAACGCGGAAGGTGATAACGGTAACAAACCCCTCGGGCTATGGAATGTCGTTTCCATTGGCATCGGGGCAATGGTGGGGGCAGGGATCTTTGCCCTGCTGGGGCAGGCGGCGTTGTTAATGGAAGCCTCAACCTGGGTCGCTTTTGCCTTTGGCGGCATAGTGGCGATGTTTTCCGGTTATGCCTATGCGCGGCTTGGGGCGAGTTATCCCAGTAACGGCGGGATTATTGACTTCTTTCGCCGGGGATTAGGGAACGGCGTCTTTTCGCTGGCATTATCCTTGCTTTACCTGATGACGCTGGCGGTGAGTATTGCTATGGTTGCCCGCGCATTTGGTGCTTATGCCGTGCAGTTTCTGCATGAAGGCAGCCAGGATGAGCATCTTATTTTGCTGTACGCGCTGGCTATCATTGCGCTGATGACACTCTTCAACTCTTTAAGCAACCACGCGGTAGGCCGACTGGAAGTTATCCTCGTTGGCATCAAAATGATGATCCTGTTGTTGTTGATCATTGCGGGTGTCTGGTCGCTACAACCTGCGCACATTTCTGTCTCCGCGCCCCCCACTTCCGGCGCGTTCTTCTCCTGTATCGGGATTACCTTCCTTGCCTACGCGGGCTTTGGCATGATGGCGAACGCGGCGGATAAAGTAAAAGATCCGGCGGTCATTATGCCACGGGCGTTTCTGGTGGCGATTGGCGTGACTACGCTGCTTTACATCGCATTAGCGCTGGTACTGCTTAGCGATGTTTCGGCATTAGAGTTAGAAAAATATGCCGATACCGCGGTAGCGCAGGCCGCTTCTCCGCTGCTCGGGCATGTAGGATATGTGATTGTGGTGATCGGTGCTTTACTGGCGACGGCTTCAGCCATTAACGCTAACCTGTTCGCGGTATTTAATATTATGGACAACATGGGCAGCGAGCATGAACTGCCGAAGCTAATGAATAAATCCCTGTGGCGGCAGAGCACATGGGGCAACATCATCGTGGTGGTGTTGATCATGCTGATGACGGCGGCGTTGAATTTAGGCTCACTGGCCAGCGTCGCTAGCGCCACCTTTTTGATCTGCTATCTGGCGGTGTTTGTGGTCGCTATCCGCCTGCGTCATGATATCCACGCCTCGTTGCCAATCCTCATCGTTGGTACGCTGGTTATGTTGTTGGTGATTATCGGTTTTATTTACAGCCTGTGGTCCCTGGGCAGCAGTGCGCTGATGTGGATTATAGGCGCACTATTACTAAGCCTTATTGTTGCAATGGTAATGAAACGGAATAAAACGGTATAAACCTTCTTGTGCGCAGTGCTTTCTGCACTGCGCTTTTATTTTTTATCCTTAATTTAATCCCTTGCTTATGCTTTTAATAAATAATTCACACAAAAAAGATATATAGACGATAAAACTGTGATTTCTATCACTTCTTATCGTGGATTATTCTTAACGAGGATGATGGTAAACTAAAAGTCGTAGTGTATTCTTAATAAATAACGTATAAGCTTTTTCACTGCATTTCTTTTAATGGGGGACGTAAAAACAAAAGAGATGCACAAGTTATTACCCTTCTTAAATAAAATGATGCTGGTTATAAAGATCAGTTAAAATAATGACCTGGAAGGAAGTGACTTATCTATGGCGCGATTACAATTAAAAAACCGTAAAAATAAAGGTCTGATATTTTTAATCAGTTTTATTGTGATGGGTGGAGACGCGCTTGCTGCGCCATTACCGCAATGGGCCAATGCTCCTGCGGTTACGCCGGTTGCCAGTTTATCCTTACAGGAAAGCATATTGCGCGCCTTTGCGCGAAACCCCGACGTCACCCAACAGGCGGCGCAGATAGGTATTGGCGAAGCGCAAATCGATGAAGCCAAAAGCGCCTGGTATCCGCATGTCGGTTTAACCGGTAATGCGGGGCCTTCCAGGCAAACGGACTCCAGCGGCCGGCTTGATAATAACGTTTCTTATGGCATAACTCTGACGCAGCTGGTGTATGACTTTGGTAAAACCAGTAACGATATCAAACTGCAAACTGCCGCTCGTGACAGCTACCGCTTTAAATTGATGGCAACCCTAACCGATGTCGCAGAAAAAACAGCGACTGTTTATATGGAAGTTAGCCGCTATCAGGCTTTGTGCGACGCTGCGCAACGTAATATTCACTCGCTGGAAAACGTCTACAACATGGCCGCACTACGCGCCAACGCCGGGCTTAACTCATCATCCGATGAGTTACAGGCGCAAACGCGTATAGCGGGAATGCGCTCGACGCTGGAACAATATCAGGCGCAGATGACAAGCGCCAAAGCACAGCTGGCGGTGCTCACAGGCGTACAGCCGGAGGCGATAGCTTCGCCGCCAGCCGCATTAGCCGAACAGCCA
The DNA window shown above is from Escherichia sp. E4742 and carries:
- the copA gene encoding copper-exporting P-type ATPase CopA, translated to MSQTIDLTLDGLSCGHCVKRVKESLEQRPDVEQADVSVTEAHVTGTASAEQLIETIKQAGYDASVSHPKAKPLAESSIPSEALTAVSDELPAATADDDDSQQLLLSGMSCASCVTRVQNALQSVPGVTQARVNLAERTALVMGSASPQDLVQAVEKAGYGAEAIEDDAKRRERQQETAIATMKRFRWQAIVALAVGIPVMVWGMIGDNMMVTADNRSLWLVIGLITLAVMVFAGGHFYRSAWKSLRNGAATMDTLVALGTGVAWLYSMSVNLWPQWFPMEARHLYYEASAMIIGLINLGHMLEARARQRSSKALEKLLDLTPPTARLVTDEGEKSVPLAEVQPGMLLRLTTGDRVPVDGEITQGEAWLDEAMLTGEPIPQQKGEGDSVHAGTVVQDGSVLFRASAVGSHTTLSRIIRMVRQAQSSKPEIGQLADKISAVFVPVVVVIALISAAIWYFFGPAPQIVYTLVIATTVLIIACPCALGLATPMSIISGVGRAAEFGVLVRDADALQRASTLDTVVFDKTGTLTEGKPQVVAVKTFADVDEAQALRLAAALEQGSSHPLARAILDKAGDMQLPQVNGFRTLRGLGVSGEAEGHALLLGNQALLNDQQVDTKAIEADISAQASQGATPVLLAVDGKAVALLAVRDPLRSDSVAALQRLHKTGYRLVMLTGDNPTTANAIAKEAGIDEVIAGVLPDGKAEAIKRLQSEGRQVAMVGDGINDAPALAQADVGIAMGSGSDVAIETAAITLMRHSLMGVADALAISRATLRNMKQNLLGAFIYNSIGIPVAAGILWPFTGTLLNPVVAGAAMALSSITVVSNANRLLRFKPKE
- the glsA gene encoding glutaminase A → MLDANKLQQAVDQAYTQFHSLSGGQNADYIPFLANVPSQLASVAIVTCDGNIYSAGDSDYRFALESISKVCTLALALEDVGPQAVQDKIGADPTGLPFNSVIALELHGGKPLSPLVNAGAIAAVSLIKAENAEQRWQRILHIQQQLAGEQIALSDEVNQSEQTTNFHNRAIAWLLYSAGYLYCDAMEACDVYTRQCSTLINTVELATLGATLAAGGVNPLSQKRILQADNVPYILAEMMMEGLYGRSGDWAYRVGLPGKSGVGGGILAVVPGVMGIAAFSPPLDEDGNSVRGQKMVASVANQLGYNVFKG
- a CDS encoding APC family permease; translation: MMNAEGDNGNKPLGLWNVVSIGIGAMVGAGIFALLGQAALLMEASTWVAFAFGGIVAMFSGYAYARLGASYPSNGGIIDFFRRGLGNGVFSLALSLLYLMTLAVSIAMVARAFGAYAVQFLHEGSQDEHLILLYALAIIALMTLFNSLSNHAVGRLEVILVGIKMMILLLLIIAGVWSLQPAHISVSAPPTSGAFFSCIGITFLAYAGFGMMANAADKVKDPAVIMPRAFLVAIGVTTLLYIALALVLLSDVSALELEKYADTAVAQAASPLLGHVGYVIVVIGALLATASAINANLFAVFNIMDNMGSEHELPKLMNKSLWRQSTWGNIIVVVLIMLMTAALNLGSLASVASATFLICYLAVFVVAIRLRHDIHASLPILIVGTLVMLLVIIGFIYSLWSLGSSALMWIIGALLLSLIVAMVMKRNKTV
- a CDS encoding TolC family outer membrane protein is translated as MARLQLKNRKNKGLIFLISFIVMGGDALAAPLPQWANAPAVTPVASLSLQESILRAFARNPDVTQQAAQIGIGEAQIDEAKSAWYPHVGLTGNAGPSRQTDSSGRLDNNVSYGITLTQLVYDFGKTSNDIKLQTAARDSYRFKLMATLTDVAEKTATVYMEVSRYQALCDAAQRNIHSLENVYNMAALRANAGLNSSSDELQAQTRIAGMRSTLEQYQAQMTSAKAQLAVLTGVQPEAIASPPAALAEQPVSLKKIDYQSIPLVLAAENLRQSAQYGVEKTKSQYWPTLSIQGGKTRYQTSDRSYWDDQLQLNVNAPLYQGGAVSAQVQQAEGQQKISASQVEQAKLDVLQRASVAYANWTGARGREEAGLAQSESAHRTRDVYQNEYKLGKRSLNDLLTVEQDVFQAQSAEINANYDGWVAAVNYAAAVNNLIPLAGIKQGLYNDLPDLK